In Peromyscus eremicus chromosome 2, PerEre_H2_v1, whole genome shotgun sequence, a single genomic region encodes these proteins:
- the LOC131903922 gene encoding aldo-keto reductase family 1 member A1 isoform X2: MMASCVLLHTGQKMPLIGLGTWKSEAGQVKAAIKYALSVGYRHIDCAAIYGNETEIGEALKENVGPGKAVSREELFVTSKLWNTKHHPEDVEAALRKTLADLQLEYLDLYLIHWPYAFERGDDLFPKNADGTIRYDSTHYKETWKAMEALMAKGLVKALGLSNFNSRQIDDILSVASVRPAVLQVECHPYLAQKELIAHCQARGLEVTAYSPLGSSHRAWHHPDEPVLLEEPVVLALAEKHGRSPAQILLRWQVQRKVVCIPKSITPSRILQNIQVFDFTFSPEEMKQLDALNKNWRYIVPIITVDGKIVPRDAGHPLYPFNDPY, from the exons ATGATGGCTTCCTGTGTCCTCCTGCACACTGGACAGAAGATGCCTCTGATTGGTCTGGGGACATGGAAGAGTGAGGCTGGCCAG GTGAAAGCAGCCATCAAATATGCCCTTAGTGTAGGCTACCGCCACATTGATTGTGCTGCTATCTATGGCAACGAGACTGAAATTGGGGAGGCCCTGAAGGAAAATGTGGGACCAGGCAAG GCAGTGTCTCGAGAGGAGCTGTTTGTGACATCCAAGCTGTGGAATACTAAGCACCACCCTGAGGATGTAGAAGCTGCCCTCCGGAAGACACTGGCTGATCTTCAGTTGGAGTATCTGGACCTCTACTTGATACACTGGCCTTATGCCTTTGA GCGGGGAGACGATCTCTTTCCCAAGAATGCCGATGGAACCATCCGATATGACTCTACCCACTATAAGGAGACCTGGAAGGCTATGGAGGCACTGATGGCAAAGGGTCTGGTGAAAGCCCTGGGCTTGTCCAACTTCAACAGCCGGCAGATCGATGACATCCTCAGTGTGGCCTCTGTGCGCCCAGCTGTCTTGCAG GTGGAATGCCATCCATACCTGGCTCAAAAGGAGCTCATTGCGCACTGTCAAGCACGAGGCTTGGAGGTGACTGCTTACAGCCCCTTGGGTTCCTCTCATCGTGCCTGGCACCATCCTGATGAGCCAGTCCTGCTTGAGGAACCAGTGGTCTTGGCACTAGCTGAAAAACATGGCCGGTCTCCAGCTCAGATCTTGCTCAG ATGGCAGGTTCAGCGGAAAGTAGTCTGTATCCCCAAAAGTATCACTCCTTCTCGCATCCTTCAGAACATTCAG GTATTTGATTTCACCTTTAGCCCTGAGGAGATGAAGCAATTAGATGCTCTGAACAAAAATTGGCGGTATATTGTGCCCATAATTACG GTGGATGGGAAGATAGTCCCCAGAGATGCTGGACACCCTCTTTATCCCTTTAATGACCCCTACTGA